The window AAGACAATATACTTGGTCAAGCACATTTTCTCAGAGCTTTAGCTTTTTTTGATGCAGCTAGAATTTGGGGTGGTGTTCCAGGTGTCGTTGGAAATTTGGGAATTCCATTAGTTCTAACACCTTCTAGAGGTGTGGATGAGAACTCCTTTCCTGCTCGTGCAACCTTACAAGCCACATATGCTCAAGTAAAATCAGATCTCAATGAGGCGTTAAGATTGTTGCCAGAAAATCAAGCCAATAATGCTGCTACGCGTGGAAGGGCTACAAAGAATGCTGCAAGAGCACTTTTGAGTAGATTGCATCTTTATTTAGGAGAATGGAATGAAGCTGAATCCCGTGCTTCTGAAGTAATAGCAGATAGCAAATTCACATTAGTTCCTTATGCATCCATATTTTCTTCAGATAATAGCAACGAGTCTATCTTTGAAGTTCAGTTTAATAATGCTGATCAAAGTGGTTTGAGGTATTGGTATGCTCCTGGTGCACTCGGTGGACGTGGTGAGTTAGCCGCCAATACTGATTTCTATAATAGTTTTTCCAACCAAGATAGCAGAAAAGCTCTATTTGGTCGGGATAACGTAGTCGGAGTATGGTATCCATCTAAATACATAAGAGCAGGTAATGTGGATAATGCCCATGTACTTAGATTAGCAGAAATGTACCTGAATAGAGCTGAAGCCCGAGCCAAGAAAAGTACTCCTGATCTGGTCGGTGCAAGAGCAGATCTCAACATGGTAAGAAACAGGGCAGGTATCGGACTATTTACTGATGACATCCCTCTCCTTATGGCTATTGAAAGGGAAAGAAGATGGGAGTTTTTTGCCGAAGGTCATATTTTCTTCGATTTGGTTAGGACTGGCCGAGCACTTACCGTTCTTCGAAATGTGAATAGAAGAAACGGCCCTCCTGTTAGCCTTACTGATGCAAACAGACAGCTTATGCCAATACCTAGAAGTGATATAGACTCTAACCCTAACATTACACAAAATCCAGGTTACGGAAATTAACCTTTTTAAAAATAGTAGCCTTCTGGAACGCATGCGTTCCAGAAGGCTTTTTTTTCACACAACCTTTTAACCATTGGTCATTTTTTATACCTGAAATTTTATAAAATCAAGTATCTTTTAATTAGCGTTAACAAACCCCTTATTCTATGAGAAAAATTTATATTTCTATGTTAGGTGTTTTCCTTTGGCTAATCTTATTCCCTAGTCAGGAAATCTCAGCACAAACTTATGATGAAAAAATATACGAGGCAGTACAATGGAGACTCGTTGGACCTCATCGAGGTGGCAGATCTGCTGCGGTGGAAGGAATTGCAGGAGCACCAGACACTTATTATTTTGGCGCTACAGGAGGCGGAGTCTGGAGAACAGACGATTCAGGGAAATCTTGGAAACCTGTCTCTGATGGCTATTTCGGCGGATCTATTGGCGCTGTAGCAGTAGCTCCAAGCGACACCAGTGTAGTATATGTTGGTGGTGGAGAGAAAACCGTGCGAGGAAACGTCTCCTATGGTTATGGAGTCTGGAAAAGTAAAGACTCTGGAAAATCTTGGGAACAAACAGGCTTAAAAGACTCAAGATTTATCCCAAGAATTAGAATTCACCCTAAAAATGCAGATGTGCTTTACGCGGCAGTTTTAGGTGATATTTTCAAACCAACACCGGATAGAGGAGTCTACAAATCTACTGATGGAGGGTACAACTGGGAAAAAATACTATATGTAAATGAGGTTTCCGGTGCAATTGATTTAATTATTGATCCAAATGACCCGGAAACGCTTTATGCTACAACTTGGGAGGTAAAACGGACTCCATACAGTCTTGAAAGTGGAGGGCCTGGATCAAAAATGTTTAAAACTACTGACGGAGGAAAAAATTGGACAGAGATTTCTAGAAACCCTGGATTACCAAAAGGTCTTTTAGGAATCATGGGGATTACAGTTTCTCCTAAAAACTCAAATAGACTTTGGGCAATTGTTGAAAACCTAGAGGGTGGAGTATTTAGATCAGACGATGGTGGTGCTACTTGGGAGAAGACAAACGAAGATCGAAACCTAAGACAAAGAGCTTGGTACTACACAAGAATTTATGCCGATACGCAAGATGAAGATATCGTTTATGTAGTAAATGTAAATTATCACAAATCAACAGATGGAGGCAAAACCTTCAAAAGCGGTAGAGCACCTCATGGTGACCATCATGATTTGTGGATAGATCCAAACAACAATCAGAGAATGGTCATCGCTGATGATGGTGGAGCTCAGGTTTCTCATGACGGAGGATCAAACTGGTCAACTTACATGAATCAACCAACAGCTCAGTTTTATAGGGTGACGACTGATAACCACTTTCCTTACAGAATCTACGGGGCACAGCAGGATAATAGCACAATGCGTATTGCACACAGGAATGAGGGTTCTTCGATTACAGAATCAGATTGGGAAGTCAGTGCAGGCTCCGAGAGTGGTTGGCTTGCCGTAGATCCAAATAATCCTGATGTGGTATTTGGAGGAAATTATGGTGGCCTTCTTCAGCGCTTAGACCACAGTTCTCAAGCAAGAAGAAATGTAAATGTTTACCCTGACAACCCTATGGGTCACGGTGCTGAGGGTATGAAATATAGATTCCAGTG is drawn from Belliella baltica DSM 15883 and contains these coding sequences:
- a CDS encoding RagB/SusD family nutrient uptake outer membrane protein, encoding MKIIQKITTLLCLGLLTYSCNVLDQEPELQISDQRAITNLSGANSALFGAYDQLQGVYQGRLQRVGDVSGDVSQSIGTWDFYREMDTYAVSADNTEILDLWTFIYRTVNQTNNLITEVPKIDAIQAEKDNILGQAHFLRALAFFDAARIWGGVPGVVGNLGIPLVLTPSRGVDENSFPARATLQATYAQVKSDLNEALRLLPENQANNAATRGRATKNAARALLSRLHLYLGEWNEAESRASEVIADSKFTLVPYASIFSSDNSNESIFEVQFNNADQSGLRYWYAPGALGGRGELAANTDFYNSFSNQDSRKALFGRDNVVGVWYPSKYIRAGNVDNAHVLRLAEMYLNRAEARAKKSTPDLVGARADLNMVRNRAGIGLFTDDIPLLMAIERERRWEFFAEGHIFFDLVRTGRALTVLRNVNRRNGPPVSLTDANRQLMPIPRSDIDSNPNITQNPGYGN